The genomic DNA ttaaacaactttcatcataatttttattaaaatgcaCAAaagattaatatttaataaaattaacattctttaaaatatttacatgtatatatacaatatgtacatatatataaaaaataaaacacaaaaatataaagagaaaggaaggagaaaaaaaaaaaaaaaaaaaaaaaaaacagatacatacatatatataaatatatatataaatatatatatatgtgtgcataacaatgtaatatatttttaatggtatatataaaaacatctttattatatccATGTAGGATATTAAgcatttacatataaaataaataaatatatatatatatatatattatataattttatatgtgaTTTAGATCTATTATAACTGTGGGTATgtataaaatgtttatacACGATTCAcgactttttttttcagtGCTACATATAAAGGACAATGTACATATCAAATAGGtatataataagtatatatataaatatatatataaatctatattttatatatatattatatatatatatattttttttttttttttttttttttttttttgtacatgCGTTTGTCCTAAAAATATTGTAGCACCATACACTTAtctatcatatatatattttttatatatattttatatattttttaaatatttgttgtttttttttactttttgtttgtttattattatatacttatttgtgacaatatattatatatatattatatatatatatatatatatatattttatttttatttttactttttctttACAACTTTTTTGGCTGGTTTTTTGTTattcttcatattatttCCTTTTGCTATATTTTTagttttgttattttttttgttggcttgttctttttttttgtctattttttttacaactTTTTTAGCAGCATCTTTTAATCCCTTAGCTAATTTTTTATGTGATGATGATACACTTGCTTTTCCTgatttcatatttttgtttttaagaTCTTTtagatttttatttttcttattattattattattttttcctttttttttgttatcttcttttttaacaatgctatttttttttccacttTTTTTGTTAGCACCTTTAACATTAGCTTTGGAAAGTTTgctgttcatattttttccttttttgttATCagcttttttatttgtttttttttttatatcttttttaactttaacattttttttagcAACTTTGCTACTTCTTTTTACTGATTTTCTAGAAACAGTACTACTAACactacctttttttttttgtgcacTGGATGATTTCTTggttttttctttattattatctgtaGTTTTTTCTTCAccttcattttcattattgtCTTCTCCTTCACCTTCtccttcttcttcttctccTTCTTCTTCTCCTTCTGcatcttcattttcatcttcattcttatcttcattattttcattttcttcattttgttcTTCCTCCTTGTCATCACCTCCATCATCACCATTCACAAGAAAGTTTAAAACTTGTGTTGCAGACTTTCCTGGTGATACacttttttttacataagaGACTGTAAAATCGTTTTTAAGAACAAAGTGGGATCTTACAGTTTTATCTTCATCATTAGTTAAACCTAATTGTTTCAATAAATTCTTGTCTACATCGCATAATAATTCGTATGGAAGTTCAAGTTTTTCTTTCCATTTAAGCTacacaaagaaaaaaaaaaatatatatattatatatatgtatatgtatatatatatatatatatatatatatatatattttacttatttatttatttatttatttatttttttttatttttttgttttacttGTTCCTCAGCAGTGTCTGCAGACAAACCATAaacaacatattttttatttacaaattCTTCatgtttttctttaaataattctGCTTGTTTGGTACATCCTGGGGTATTTGCTTTAGGGTATGTAAAAACTACAACACCTTCATTGTTCTCTTTATGTTTTTCGATTTCATTGAAAAAACTTGTAGTCTCTCCATTATGATTTAATACTTCAACCTTTTGAACGCTTTCATCTAATACTGTATCTATTAataaacaacaaaaaaaaaaaaaaaaaaaaatttttatattactgCAACGTCTTTATAAAAggattttttattatatataaatatatatatgtatatatgtatgcatgggttaaatgaaaaaatatatatatatatataaatacatatgtaaTACTTTTAAATCACGataaatttatcatattagatactttattttattatttatttcttttctggtcttatatataaatatatacatataaatatatatatatattttattataatatggtggacata from Plasmodium sp. gorilla clade G2 genome assembly, chromosome: 10 includes the following:
- a CDS encoding peroxiredoxin merozoite capping protein 1, putative, with amino-acid sequence MAQLAENTVLDESVQKVEVLNHNGETTSFFNEIEKHKENNEGVVVFTYPKANTPGCTKQAELFKEKHEEFVNKKYVVYGLSADTAEEQLKWKEKLELPYELLCDVDKNLLKQLGLTNDEDKTVRSHFVLKNDFTVSYVKKSVSPGKSATQVLNFLVNGDDGGDDKEEEQNEENENNEDKNEDENEDAEGEEEGEEEEGEGEGEDNNENEGEEKTTDNNKEKTKKSSSAQKKKGSVSSTVSRKSVKRSSKVAKKNVKVKKDIKKKTNKKADNKKGKNMNSKLSKANVKGANKKSGKKNSIVKKEDNKKKGKNNNNNKKNKNLKDLKNKNMKSGKASVSSSHKKLAKGLKDAAKKVVKKIDKKKEQANKKNNKTKNIAKGNNMKNNKKPAKKVVKKK